One window of Medicago truncatula cultivar Jemalong A17 chromosome 2, MtrunA17r5.0-ANR, whole genome shotgun sequence genomic DNA carries:
- the LOC25487311 gene encoding uncharacterized protein: MLTKKTIHMVNKSMSFYRLSTASFSTAYERAEGSNAVAEANSDDRMTMEGIYKGKEEDRAMTSDPAREGPIKAEEEGDMVRDTAKDSMDGAWMAAQDAKHKGSDRDRRGMN; the protein is encoded by the exons ATGCTAACTAAGAAAACAATCCACATGGTCAACAAATCTATGTCTTTTTATCGACTTTCCACAGCTTCATTCTCTACTGCTTATGAACGTGCTGAA GGTAGTAATGCGGTGGCAGAAGCAAATAGTGATGATAGGATGACGATGGAGGGTATATACAAAGGGAAGGAAGAAGATAGGGCTATGACTAGTGATCCAGCAAGAGAGGGTCCAATAAaagcagaagaagaaggagaCATGGTGAGGGACACTGCTAAGGATAGCATGGATGGAGCTTGGATGGCAGCTCAAGATGCCAAACATAAGGGTAGTGATAGAGATCGTAGGGGAATgaattga
- the LOC25487312 gene encoding phytosulfokine receptor 2, translated as MVHVLLPFLFRGVSYLFLQGMVLLRCFWLSLFECCVLSCFFGLSLSLDNGTKSCNPSDLLALKEFAGNLTNGSIIKSWSNDSVCCNWIGVVCGDNNGEAVDRVTKLSLSEMSLNGTISPSLAKLDHLTVLNLSFNHLHGRLPLELSKLKMLKFLDLSYNMLLGGVNESLSGLKSIEVLNISSNSFSDKVFHLGEFPHLLALNVSNNSFSGGFSSQICNSSRDLHTLDLSLNQFSGDLEGLNNCTVSLQRLHLDSNSFSGPFPESLYSMLSLERLSLSANNFSGKLSKELSKLTSLKSLVVSANHFSGEIPNVFGNILQLEQFVAHANSFSGPLPSTLALCSKLKVLDLKNNSLSGSIDLNFTGLSNLCSLDLASNHFTGPLPSSLSYCHELKVLSLARNGLNGSIPESYAKLSSLLFVSFSNNSLDNLSGALSVLQKCKNLTTLILTKNFHGEEIPQNLPGGFESLMVLALGNCGLKSHIPSWLLKCKKLAVLDLSWNSLNGSMPSWIGQMDKLFYLDFSNNSLSGEIPKSLTELTGLVCSNCGRPNFASYAFIPLFVKRNTSASGLQYNQASSFPPSILLSNNILSGSIWPEIGKMKALHVLDFSRNNISGTIPSTISEMENLETLDLSYNDLSGTIPPSFNNLTFLSKFSVAYNRLQGPIPSGGQFLSFPNSSFEGNLGLCRDFDVDNTPCKVVNNMRPNMSSGSSRKFSRSNVLGITISIGIALALLLAVIVLRMSKREEDKPIDSFDEEMSGRPRRLSSEGFVASKLVLFQNSDCKDLTVSDLLKATSNFNQANIVGCGGFGLVYKAYLPNGMKAAVKRLSGDCGQMEREFQAEVEALSRAQHKNLVSLKGYCRHGNDRLLIYSYMENGSLDYWLHECVDGNSALKWDVRLKIAQGAAHGLAYLHKDCEPYIVHRDIKSSNILLNDKFEAHLADFGLSRLLSPYDTHVTTDLVGTLGYIPPEYSQTLTATFRGDVYSFGVVLLELLTARRPVEVIKGKNCRNLVSWVYQMKYENKEQEIFDQTIWEKEREKQLLEVLSIACKCLDQDPRQRPSIEMVVSWLDSVKVDGFQQ; from the exons ATGGTCCATGTTCTACTTCCTTTTCTGTTTAGAGGGGTATCCTATCTCTTTCTTCAag GAATGGTGTTACTCAGATGTTTCTGGTTGTCACTGTTTGAATGTTGTGTCTTGTCTTGCTTTTTTGGTTTGTCTTTGAGTCTTGACAATGGAACAAAATCATGTAATCCTAGTGATTTATTAGCTCTGAAGGAGTTTGCAGGCAACCTTACAAATGGTTCAATTATCAAGTCATGGTCCAATGATAGTGTTTGTTGCAATTGGATTGGAGTTGTGTGCGGTGATAATAATGGAGAAGCTGTTGATAGAGTGACCAAGTTGAGCCTTTCTGAAATGAGTCTCAATGGAACAATTTCACCCTCTTTAGCAAAACTAGATCATCTCACTGTGCTGAATCTTTCATTCAATCATCTTCATGGTAGATTGCCTTTGGAATTGTCAAAGTTGAAGATGTTGAAGTTTCTTGATTTGAGCTATAACATGTTGTTAGGAGGTGTGAATGAATCACTTTCTGGTTTGAAGTCCATTGAAGTGTTGAATATTTCAAGCAATTCATTTTCTGATAAAGTTTTCCACCTTGGTGAATTTCCTCATCTACTTGCACTCAATGTGAGTAACAATTCATTCTCTGGTGGATTCAGTTCTCAAATTTGCAATTCTTCAAGAGATCTTCACACACTTGATTTATCTTTAAATCAGTTTAGTGGTGATCTTGAAGGTTTGAACAACTGCACTGTTTCTCTCCAAAGGTTACATTTAGATTCCAATTCATTTTCTGGCCCTTTTCCTGAGTCATTGTATTCAATGTTATCATTGGAGAGATTATCACTCTCTGCCAACAATTTTTCTGGCAAGTTAAGCAAGGAGTTAAGTAAGCTTACTAGCCTAAAATCTCTTGTGGTTTCTGCAAACCATTTTTCAGGCGAAATCCCGAATGTGTTTGGGAACATTTTGCAGTTAGAACAATTTGTAGCACATGCTAATTCATTTTCTGGACCATTACCTTCCACTTTGGCTTTATGCTCTAAGCTTAAAGTGCTTGATCTTAAAAACAATTCATTGTCAGGTTCAATTGATCTTAATTTCACTGGTTTGTCAAATCTTTGTTCACTTGATCTTGCTAGTAATCATTTTACTGGACCACTTCCTAGTTCATTGTCCTATTGTCATGAATTGAAAGTTTTAAGCCTTGCTAGGAATGGTTTAAATGGTTCTATACCTGAAAGCTATGCCAAATTGTCTTCCCTTTTGTTTGTATCTTTTTCAAACAACAGCTTAGATAATTTATCTGGTGCACTTTCTGTTCTTCAGAAGTGCAAAAACCTCACAACTCTTATCCTCACTAAGAATTTCCACGGTGAAGAAATTCCACAAAATCTGCCTGGAGGATTTGAGAGTCTTATGGTGTTAGCACTCGGAAACTGCGGTCTGAAGAGTCATATTCCTTCTTGGCtgttaaaatgcaagaaattgGCTGTACTTGATTTGTCTTGGAACTCTTTGAATGGCAGTATGCCTTCGTGGATTGGTCAAATGGACAAATTGTTCTATTTGGATTTCTCAAACAATTCTCTCTCAGGTGAAATACCGAAAAGTTTGACAGAGTTGACGGGACTTGTATGTTCAAATTGTGGAAGACCAAATTTTGCTTCTTATGCTTTCATTCCACTCTTTGTTAAGAGAAATACTAGTGCTAGTGGTTTGCAATATAATCAAGCTTCAAGTTTCCCTCCTTCCATTTTGTTGAGCAATAACATATTAAGTGGAAGTATATGGCCTGAAATTGGTAAGATGAAGGCACTGCATGTGTTGGATTTCAGCAGGAACAACATCAGTGGTACAATTCCTAGCACTATTTCAGAGATGGAGAATTTGGAAACATTAGATTTATCTTATAATGATCTCTCTGGTACAATCCCTCCTTCATTTAACAACCTCACATTCTTGTCGAAGTTCAGTGTGGCGTATAATCGCTTGCAAGGACCGATTCCAAGTGGAGGGCAGTTTTTAAGCTTCCCTAATTCAAGCTTTGAGGGAAATTTGGGACTTTGCAGGGATTTTGATGTTGATAATACTCCTTGCAAAGTTGTTAACAATATGAGGCCAAATATGTCTTCTGGTTCATCCAGAAAATTTAGTAGAAGCAATGTTCTTGGCATAACAATCAGCATAGGGATAGCGCTTGCTTTGTTGCTTGCAGTTATTGTGCTAAGAATGTCAAAGAGGGAAGAAGATAAGCCAATTGATAGCTTTGATGAGGAGATGAGTGGAAGGCCACGCAGGTTATCATCTGAAGGGTTTGTTGCTTCAAAATTGGTGCTTTTTCAGAATTCAGATTGTAAGGATCTCACAGTTTCGGATTTGTTAAAAGCAACAAGCAATTTCAACCAGGCGAATATTGTCGGTTGCGGTGGCTTCGGTCTTGTTTACAAGGCGTATCTTCCAAACGGCATGAAAGCAGCTGTCAAGAGGCTTTCTGGCGACTGCGGTCAGATGGAACGTGAATTTCAAGCCGAAGTCGAAGCCCTCTCGAGAGCTCAACACAAGAACCTTGTTTCTCTTAAAGGCTATTGTCGGCATGGCAACGACCGGTTGCTAATTTACTCATATATGGAGAACGGTAGCTTGGATTATTGGCTTCACGAGTGTGTGGATGGAAATTCAGCTCTGAAATGGGATGTACGACTCAAGATTGCTCAAGGCGCGGCTCATGGATTAGCTTACTTGCATAAGGATTGTGAACCGTACATTGTGCACCGCGACATCAAATCTAGCAACATACTTTTGAATGATAAGTTTGAAGCTCATTTGGCTGATTTTGGTCTCTCAAGACTACTTTCACCATACGATACTCATGTCACAACGGACTTGGTAGGAACTTTAGGGTATATTCCTCCAGAATATAGTCAGACACTGACAGCAACATTCCGCGGCGATGTCTATAGTTTCGGCGTTGTTCTTCTTGAGCTTCTTACAGCTAGAAGGCCTGTTGAAGTCATCAAGGGGAAAAACTGCAGGAATCTTGTGTCTTGGGTTTATCagatgaaatatgaaaataaggAGCAGGAAATATTTGATCAAACCATTTGGGAAAAGGAAAGGGAGAAACAACTATTGGAAGTACTTTCCATTGCTTGTAAATGTCTTGATCAAGATCCAAGGCAAAGACCTTCTATTGAAATGGTTGTTTCATGGCTTGATAGTGTAAAAGTTGATGGCTTTCAACAATGA